The proteins below are encoded in one region of Oncorhynchus masou masou isolate Uvic2021 chromosome 15, UVic_Omas_1.1, whole genome shotgun sequence:
- the LOC135555765 gene encoding protein HEXIM1-like, with protein MTEPSIEKTHHLKTSDTPSSGRGRVVEHPQTNESRGLETGGRGRYGDKQQQAESDGGVIPADKLWQMQGGQREVCPRFVAGNALPKCPAATQPCQEPGADAAGEGGLVAHGNSGDGPHEETLSQVQGECGKRTDSGSPGAGAAVDARQGKKKHRRRPSKKKRQWKPYFKLSWEEKKKLDERETERASRVRAEMFAKGLPVAPYNTTQFLMDEHDREEPDLNTESGPRRQLGTGARPEDTASEDELFDVEEEEDYGSGGGSDGIGRPGNAGGEFLQRDFSETYEKYHIESLQNMSKQELVQEYLELEKCMSRLEEENTRLRRVTNPDTTDDSQVPPSNSARIRELEGELERLRAQNSEQRPQSKEQIVTLGD; from the coding sequence ATGACAGAACCGAGCATTGAGAAGACCCATCACCTGAAAACTTCAGATACCCCATCAAGTGGGAGAGGAAGAGTTGTGGAGCATCCCCAAACCAATGAGAGCCGTGGACTTGAGACTGGCGGTAGGGGGCGATATGGAGATAAACAGCAGCAAGCAGAGAGTGACGGCGGGGTTATCCCTGCAGACAAGTTGTGGCAAATGCAAGGCGGGCAGAGGGAGGTGTGCCCAAGATTCGTTGCCGGAAATGCACTTCCTAAGTGCCCAGCAGCAACACAGCCCTGCCAGGAACCCGGAGCAGATGCAGCCGGAGAGGGTGGCCTCGTAGCCCACGGAAATAGTGGAGATGGACCGCACGAGGAGACCCTGAGTCAAGTGCAAGGCGAGTGTGGGAAGAGAACCGACTCTGGCTCTCCAGGCGCCGGGGCAGCTGTAGATGCGCGTCAGGGCAAGAAGAAACACAGGCGTCGACCATCCAAAAAGAAGCGTCAATGGAAGCCTTATTTTAAACTTTCTTGGGAAGAAAAGAAAAAGCTTGACGAGCGAGAGACCGAACGAGCGTCCCGAGTGAGAGCAGAGATGTTCGCGAAGGGGTTGCCCGTTGCCCCCTACAATACAACGCAGTTCCTTATGGATGAACACGACCGAGAGGAACCGGATCTGAATACCGAAAGTGGTCCCCGACGTCAGTTGGGGACTGGTGCTCGCCCAGAGGACACCGCAAGTGAGGACGAGCTTTtcgatgtggaggaggaggaggactatgGCAGCGGTGGTGGCAGCGACGGCATCGGGAGGCCTGGAAACGCAGGTGGGGAGTTTCTTCAGAGAGACTTTTCCGAGACCTACGAGAAATACCACATCGAGAGTCTTCAAAACATGTCCAAGCAAGAGCTGGTTCAAGAATACCTGGAGCTGGAGAAGTGCATGTCCCGTCTGGAGGAAGAGAACACCCGCTTGCGGCGCGTAACCAACCCGGACACCACAGATGATAGCCAGGTGCCCCCGTCGAATTCGGCGCGGATCAGAGAATTGGAGGGTGAATTGGAGAGACTGAGGGCGCAGAACAGTGAGCAACGTCCGCAGAGCAAGGAGCAGATTGTCACATTAGGTGACTAG